CCGGTTGGCTGCATAATTCAGATCAATATTCCATTGAAAGTTATTGTGCTTTACAGGAATGACACCCAACTGCACTTCGATGCCTTTGTTATTGATCTTACCGGCATTCATCAGTTTTTGGGTATACCCTGTTGCAGCAGTGACATCCACTTTCAGGATCTGGTCAACACTGTTTGAATTGTAAAGACTCAGATCCAGCCGCACGCGGTTGTTGAGCAGCGCAGCTTCCAAACCCACTTCTGAAGCAATGGTGCTTTCCGATTTAAGACCAGGGGCGTAATCAATCCCGGAGGTAACCAACTGAGGACTACTCAAAAACGGCGCATTAAAGTTGAATATATTAACTAATTGATACGGCTCCGCACTGTTTCCCACTTTGGACCATCCTCCCCTGATCTTTAGATAATTAAGTGTCGTTGACCTGATGTCTAACGCATCCGTCAGTACCAGGCTGGCATTTACGGAAGGATAGAAATAGGAAAGGTTTTGTACGGGGAGTGTAGAAGACCAGTCATTACGCAGCGTTAGGTTTACAAAGGCAAAGTTTCGGTATCCTAGTTGTCCTGATGCAAAGGTGCTGTAGATCTTCGATTTTGAATAATAATTTGAAGACACCAGCGGATCTCTTGAATTGGTAAGGGTATACACATTAGGTACAGCCAGGCGGGGGGCCTGCTGAATATTTTCCTCATAAATTTTAGTACGCACATTCCACCCGGCAAAGGCATCCAGGCTGAACAGACTGCTGATGTTTTTATTATAGCGCAGCATGGCTTCCGTGTTATTTTCATTCACCGTAAACGCATCTTCCTCGTAAGAACCGAACGGCGTCCCATTGGTTCCGTAGGCTATTTTAAGCTTACGGCGGTCGTTATAATAATCGGTACCGGTGCGGAAGTTAGCGCTTAAGCCATCGAGGATCGTATAGTTGATGTTTACATTCCCGATGAGCCGGTTGCGACGCTGACTCACGGTATTTTCATAAGCGATCCAGTACGGGTTGCTGTAATAGCTGTTGTTCCAGTTGATGCCGTTCCCTTTTGCATCTTTATAATTCCCCAATTGACCGATATCTACCTGGCGCCCAAACCAGGTAAACTGCAACATGGTGCTGGTAGCCCGCTTACCACCCGCTCCCGGAAGATTGGGCGCGTTGTTTACCACATAGTTGGCATTTACGCCTACTTTCAGTTTGGGCGTTACATTGTAATTGGCGTTAAAGGAAACATTATCTTTTTTTGCCTCGCTATTAGGTACCACGCCCAGCTGCTTTTCATTGTTATAAGAAACCCGGTAGTCGTAGTTATCGCCTGCATTTGCCAGCGCAATACCGTTACTGTACGTAATACCCGTCCGGAAATAATCCCGCACATTGTTAGGATGCGCCACAAAAGGCACCGGCTGACCGTTGGAATAAAACTGCGGGATCAGGCGTCCATCCAGCTTCGGTCCCCAGCTTTCATCCACCCCGTCATTGACACCACCGCCCTTGCCATCTACGTAGCTGAACTTTCCCTCGGATCCCTGTCCGAAAACATTCTGATATTCCGGCAATATCAGCAATTTGGCAATATTCACGTTCGAGTTAATCGTTACTCCCAATCCTTTTTTACTGCGGCCGGTCTTTGTTTTGATCAGGATAACCCCCTGCCCTGCCCGTGATCCGTAAAGTGCCGCCGCATTCGGGCCTTTCAGTACGCTGATGGTTTCAATGTCTTCCGGGTTCAGGTCGGCAATGGCATTGCGAAAATCCCTGGATCCCCCCGCGCCCAGCTGCGAGTTATCTACCGGAACTCCATCTACCACAAACAGCGGCTGGTTATTCCCTGCAATAGAAACCTCTCCCCGTATCACAATCCGCGATGATCCCATATCACCCTGTGTATTGGTAATGCGTACCCCGGCAATCTTTCCGGCCATCGCATTTACGATATTGGTTTCTTTTGCTTCCGAGATGTCCTTTGTCTTCAACTCCTGTGTAGCATATCCCAGGGATTTTTTAGCCTTGGAAACGCCCAATGCCGTTACCACTACTTCATCGAGGGCCGTATTGGAACTTTGCAGCAGTACCAGCAGGTTGCCCTGTATGGTATCTGTATTTACCTGCCGGTTGGCATAGCCTACATAAGAAAAAAGCAATACGCTGCGTGGTCCGGCTTCTATCGAAAAACTACCCTGCTCGTTGGTAAGTACACGCCGGTTGGTTCCAGACACCTCCACTGTTACCCCGGCTAACGGGGTTTCGGACTGAAGCTCCTGAACAGTGCCTGTAATCGTTGTCGATTGCGCAGCACCCGCTAAGGGAAGGAGAACAAACGCTGCATAGATGAGTCTTTTTAGAAATTGGTTCATTGTTACATGCTGTTTTAAAATATTCGGATGGTCATACGGATCCCGTTCGGCTTCCGCCGTTAATTGAAACTATAATGAAAAAGGGATTAAGATCGGCAGCAACAACACGCCATCTTCATCGTAAGAAGCTGGAGGGTTTGTATGTTGCGACAGTTCATCTGCCGGCAATTGAAAGACGCCTGGTTATAACCCGACGATTGCATTTTTGTGTTCATGTTCAAAAATTGCCGTTTAAAAAATTTGTTATGGAAAGAAAATCGTGAATAGAGACAATGCAGGGAGCATTGACGATTCACTTATCTTTCCGCCTTCTGGCGGATGGATGTAGCACCAATCCTTCTAAAGGCGGTTGCTAAGACGTCCCAGGGCCATCTCCCTCAGTCTTTCTTGATAAGTTGTCTGTTAAGACAGGGCAAAGGTAATTGCTAAAATATTATTGGCAAAATAAATTTCTACAAAACAAGTAGACTATTAAATCATGAGAATTGAAGGTTTCGTTTATCCGGCACGTACTATAAAACAAATTCAATGAGATTACCGCCGCGCTGCGGCTGAAATGCCTGTCCCTGCTCCTGGTTACAGGGATTTGCGGTGCGCTGCGGCAGGAACGCCGTTTACTGCTTTCAGCTACAGCAGGCATCGGCGCGCCGCGCCTTTATTAATTTATTGTCATTCTGGACAGGTAAAAAAGCGTTTGTATCAAATGACTTCCACTTGTGTTGCCGCGGCGGGCCGCATAACAATACGCTATAAAGCAACTTTTGATACCAACTCCAGATAAAAAGATAAACCCTGCTCTATGGCAATGCATTCAAATTAACCTGGGGTGCTTTACCCGTGGGCTGACGTTCCACCATGGTATCGTAAGGCACATAGTCATTAAAGAACCCACAGTTGCGCAGGTAAAATTGTTGTCCCTTCACACCTCCTGCGTAATCTTTGCGATACCCCACGCGCGCCGTATTATCGGCTGTAAAGCGTGCTTTGGTGAGCTCATGCCAATTGCCCTTTGTATCCCGCACCCATTGGTTACCGAAGAATACGTTCCGCTCCAGGTCGCCCTGGTTGGGATTAAAGTTTTCGAGGAAAGAATGCGGCCGCTTCAGATAAGTGGCCAGCTTGGGACGCCGGAAGCTGGCCACCAGCAGCCAGGTATTTTTTGCACCATCGTAAAAATATGCCGTATAAACCGTATGGCTGTCCCCATCCGGCAACACATGCAACAGGAACTTATAGGTGGTAGCAGCTTTCCAGTTATACCGCAGGATGCTCTGACCACCTGCTCCTTCGTTGCCAAATTCGCCGGAATAAACGCCTTCGCCTTTTTTTAGCATCTTGATCTTATGATCTTCAGGAATTTGCTTCGGATCATCCGTATTGTACGGACTCCAAACGGAAAACAGGATGCGCCGCTCAGTGGCGGAGTTCACCTGCATGCCAAAATAACCCTCACCAAAACCATTGGCCATAAAATAAGAACCGATCAGATCATTGCCTTCCGGCACCGTTACTTCATTATAAAACCATTCGGCATCCACATCCTTTGGCAACTGGTACCCCATATGTACGGAGGGGCCCCTCCTCCCCCAATGAAAGAAGCTGCCTTCATTATTCTTGGTATAACTGGCCTTATCCGTAAGTGCAGAACCCTCCAGCTTTAACGCAGTTACATCCGGAAAACAGCAGCCTTCTTTTTTTACCCCTTTCACTACAATGAGCACATAGCCGCTGTCATTTATATTCCATTCGCCAATATAAAAAGAACGGCCTTCGGCTTTCAGGATTGCCTTACGGGTCTGTTTAAATACAGATACCGCAACTTCAGGCATTCCGGTCACCGCCCCCGTCTCCAGCCATACCTTCAAGGTTCCGGGCTGTGTAACCCGTATATAGGTTGTAAAGCCATCATTGATCTTTGTCCAGTTGGTTACCCCGTTGTTATGGATCCGCACGCCCTCTTCGGTCCTTTGCAGCGCCCAGGCATTACCCCCTGCAGGAACGGTTACAGACTGGGCATTGATCACAGAAGAAAAAAGCAGGAACCCTGCAAACAATCCTTTAACGGAACGTTTCATAAAGCGTAAATTTTTGTGTATATGCGAATATATCCCTTAACCCCGTGATCTGGCTGCTCAACCGATTGCATTCATATGGAAAAATACCCCCGCTCCGTTTTGCCGGATGGCTTGCTGCTGATGTGCTGATTATAATAGCGCCCTAATCCGGGCGTAATCGGCGGCCCTAAAAAAACTTTTGATTCTTAATACAAGCACTGCGGCTACTCACACAATATCCCGGCCGGATTATTTATGTTAAATTTGTTTCTATGACAGACCCGATCAATATCGAAATAAAAACACTTGAAAAGGACCAGTATGATGCGCTTAAGGAAACCATGATCGCCTGCTACCCCAGCATGCCGGAAAGCTACTGGCAGCGGGCGCAAATCAACCGGTTGATCAACCTGTTTCCCGAAGGCCAGGTAGTAATCTATATAAACGGCGTAATGGCAGCTTGTGCGCTTTCGATTATCGTAGACGAAAAAAAAGTGAACAACCGGCACAATTATAAAAGCATTACCGGCAATTATTCCTTTAATTCGCATGATTCCGAAGGGGAAATCCTATATGGCATTGACGTTTTCATTAAACCGCAGTTCCGTGGTATGCGCCTGGGACGGCGGTTGTACGATTACCGGAAAGAACTGGCCGAACGCCTGAACCTGAAAGGGATTGTATTTGGCGGCCGGATACCCGGGTATCATAAGTATGCCCGGGAAATGACGCCCAGCGCGTATATCCAAAAGGTAAAACAGAAAGAGCTGCATGACCCGGTGCTGGACTTTCAGCTCGCCAACGATTTTCACCCGGTACGTATTATCAAAAATTACCTGCATGGCGACGTACAGTCTAATGAATATGGCGTGTTACTGAAATGGGATAATATTTATTATGAAGACCGGAGCGAGCAGGCCTTCCCGCTCAAACGCGTGGTGCGCCTGGGGCTGGTGCAATGGCAGATGCGGCTTTATAAGAACCTGGAAGAAATGATGACCCAGGTCGAATACTTTGTGGACACGGTTTCCGGCTACCGTTGCGATTTTGCCGTGTTTCCCGAATTCTTTAATGCGCCCCTGATGGCCGAATACAACCACCTTTCCGCCGCCGACGCCGTAAAAGAGGTTTCCAAATATACCGCCGTTATACGCGACCGGTTTGCGGCCCTGGCCGTAAGCTACAATATCAATATTGTAACGGGGAGCATGCCGGAGGTGGTAGATGGCCGCCTTTACAATGTAGGGTACCTCTGTCAGCGCGACGGATCCGTAGACAAATATGAAAAAATTCATGTTACACCCGATGAGGAGCGCGTTTGGGGCATGGTGGGCGGCAGCCAGGTAAAAGCCTTTGATACCGATTGTGGTAAAGTAGGCATCCTGGTTTGTTACGACTCCGAGTTTCCCGAACTCAGCCGCCTGCTGGCAGACGAGGGAATGGACATCCTGTTCGTGCCTTTTCTTACTGATACCCAAAACGCTTATTTCCGGGTGCGGCATTGTGCGCAGGCCCGGGCCATTGAAAATGAATGCTATGTAGCCATTGCCGGCAATGTGGGCAACCTGCCCCAGGTACAGAATATGGACATCCAGTATGCACAATCGATGATCCTTACGCCCTGCGATTTTTCTTTTCCGTCTAATGGTATTGAAGCGGAAGCTACCCCCAATACGGAAATGGTGGTGATCGGTGATGTGGACATTGACCTGTTACGACATCTCCATAAATTCGGAAGCGTTAAAAACCTGGCAGACCGCCGGAAAGATGTATATGAAGTGGTTCGGAAGGTTTGAAAAAGCCTGGTTATTGCCTCATTTTCAACCCTTGAAATGTCCTGTTTTCGGGCTATTTCCACCCTTTTTTCCACAGTTTGTTGATATCTTTAAAAACGCTATTTTTGCCAACCTTTTAATTAACTATATTATTTAACATGTCAGTAATACAGAACATTCAGGACAAGTATGGCAAGGTGATGGCTGTGATCATTGGGCTTGCATTGGTCATATTTGTAGTGATGCTTGCTTTTGAGAACGGCGGAAGCCTGTTTACCGGAGATGTCCGGACCATTGGAAAAGTAAACGGTGATAAAATTGAGTTCCAGGAATTCAGTAACCTTGTAGAACAACAAACGCAAATGATGCAGGCCCGCGGAATGAGCGGCGGTGAAGGTGCTGCTCAGCAAGCCAACGAAATGGCCTGGGGCCAGGAGGTTTCCCGGATCCTGCTTTCCCAGGAATCTAAAAAACTGGGACTGGATGTAGGCAAAAAAGAACTGAACGACCTGCTGTTTGGAGCCAATCCTCCCCAGGAACTGGCACAGGGTTTTACGGATCCTCAAACCGGGAAATTTGATGCTGCGGCCGCACAGAGACAGATCAACGACATCAAATCAAAGGGAAACGCTGAACAAAAAGCACAGATTAATGCCTTCCTGGACCAGTTGATCCTCCAGCGCCAGGCAGAAAAATACGATGCCCTGTTAACTACCAGCATCAATTTCCCTAAATGGATGATGGAAAAACGGCAGACCGAGGACGCCCTGATGTCAAAAGTTTCTTTTGTAAGAGTGCCCTACACCACCATTTCCGATTCGGCGGTAAAGGTTACTGACAGTGATATACAGGATTATATTAATAAGCATAAAAACGACTTTAAACAACAGGAAAGCCGTGGCATTTCCTATGTGGCTTTCAATGCGCAGCCCAATGCAGCAGACAGCGCCGTGGCGCGTCAGCGGGTATTGGATCTGAAGCCGGCTTTTGACAGTGCGCATAATATAAAAGACTTCCTGATGAGCGAGGGCATCAACAATTACTATGATGGCTTTATCAGCGGTAGCCGCATCCAGGTACCCATGAAAGATTCCATCTTTCGGGTAGGTGCCGGCAATACCTACGGCCCTTATGTGGATGGGAACAATTATGCCTTGGCAAAAATTGTTGCCACTACCAGCATGCCGGACACTGTTAAAGTACGCCACATCCTGGTAGGTACGGTAACACAGGATCCGCAAACCGGCCAGCAGGTTCCTTTACGCGACAGTGCTACTGCACGTAAGCTGGCTGATAGCTTGTTTACTGCGTTACAAAACGGGTCTAATTTTGATTCACTGGTTGTAAAGTTCTCAACAGACCAGGGCAGTGCGGCAAACGGCGGTGTTTATGATAATGTACCTTCCGGGCAGATGATGCCAACTTTTAATGACTATATATTTACGCATCCCGTGGGCAGCAGAGGCATCGTAAAAACAGATTATGGGTACCACATTGTTGAAGTCCTGGCCACAAAAGGAAGTGCTACCGGTTATAAGATTGCTTATGTAACCAAGCCGATCGAGGCCAGCCAGGAAACCGATAATGCAGCCAGCAGCGCTGCTACGCATTTTGCGGCCCAGGCAACCAACCAAAAGGCTTTTAACGCCGCCGCTGAGAAACTGCAGCAGGAAAAGGGCATTATGAAGTCGGTTGCAGCTGACATTCCGCCTACCGGCGCGATGATACAGGGATTGGGAGCTTCCCGGAGCTTTGTAAAAAATATTTATAAAGCCGGCCTGGGCGATGTGATCCAGCCGGAAAGAGTGGGTGATTATTATGTTGTTGGATTGGTTACCGAGATCAATAAAGAAGGAACCATGAGCCCTGCGAAAGCGCGTATGATGGTGGAGCCCCTGCTTGTAAACCAGAAAAAAGCAAAGATCATCACGGATAAGATTGGCAAAATTAGTACCCTGGAAGCGGCGGCATCCTCGCTGAAGCAACAGGTGGAAACCGCCGATAGCCTGCGCTTTAACGGCCAGTCTCCTTCTGCCGTTGGGTTTGAGCCAAAAGTGATCGGCGCTGCTTTCAATAAAGCCAACCTGCAAAAGGTAATACCGGAAGCAATTGCCGGCACACAAGGGGTGTATGTAGTACGGGTTGACAATTTAATGAGCACACCCGCCTCCGTTCAAAACCTGGATGAACTGCGCAAGATGCGGTACCAGCAGGCAAAACAACAGAGCCAGTTCCAGTCGATCCAGGCGTTGCGGGAAGCCGCTACCATTAAGGATTTCCGGAGCAAATTCTATTAATCAGAGTTCTGTATATTTTTTTGCAGCCCCGCTTTTGGCGGGGCTGTTTATTTGTATGCACACAGCAGGAATAAACCAAAGCAGGCTTAACTTTGTTTTACTAATTATGGAGCCGATTATCAGAAATAAAGTAGCAGAAAGCGGGATCATTACCCTCAACCTGGAATCCTATTATCCTTCGGAGCCGGTTAAATTGTTTGATATCAAGGATTATCTCTTTATGGGCATGATCCTTAAAGAAAAGGATTTCCGGACTGCGCTGAAAGAACTGGACTGGTCGGCCTATGAAAACCAATTGGTGGGCATTGTGTGCTCCGCAGATGCCATCATTCCGCTATGGGCCTATATGCTTATTGTGAGCTACCTGCAGCCCATTGCCAAATTCATATGCCTGGGCGATGAGGCTTCCGTCAAAAATAAATGGCTCCTGAAAAATATTGATGCCATTGACACCACCTCTTTTTCGGATGCGCGTGTGGTGATCAAGGGCTGCGGTGATATTCCGGTATCGGAAGAAGCATATGCCGCCATTTCCCTAAAATTACTCCCCGTGGTAAAAAGCCTTATGTACGGAGAGCCCTGCAGCACCGTGCCGGTATTCAAACGGAAATAAACCGGCCTTACAACGGTTGCTACTTGTCCCTGCCCTGGGCAATACCACCGGTTTTTTTGTTGGCAAACCGGGTATTCTGCTTAATTTTAAGAAAAGATTTTTTTATGAAACAGAATAATACTGCAGTCCACGTTCCTGCCTCCGCAGGAATGTTTGCCGGCGTTTCCAGGCTGACCATTTTCCTGATGATATTCATGGCACCGTTTTATCCGGCAACCGCTGCTGCACAAAGCATTACAAACGAAGACATCAAAACACAATTTATTAAAGACTGGGAACGGGCAAAAGCTTATACCCTGGAATACCTGAATACAATGCCGGCGGATCAATATTCCTTAAAACCGGTTGATAGCATCCGGAGCTTTGCCCGGCAGATGCTGCACCTGGCCACAGACAATGTGTTGCTTACCGCCAAAGCGCTCGATCAGCCACTGCTCTTTGGAAAAAGAGACCTGGAGCAAAGCAGTACTGCACAAATTAAGGACTCCGTCATGTACTATGTAACCGCATCTTATGATTTTGTGATCGGAGGATTAAAGAAACTGGATGCCGGAAAGCTGGGTGAACAGGTATCTTTATTTAACATGGACATAAGCCGCGCCGGCTGGATTGCCAAAACCTTTGAGCACCAGACCCACCACCGTGGCCAATCCACCATTTATATACGCCTTGCAGGAATAAAGCCGCCCCAGGAGAAATTATTTTAGCGATTAAAACCAACCTTTCTTTTTAAAGATCAGCAACATCCAGATAGGGATCAGGATCATCGCCGCTACAGCGATCCAGAAGCCAAAATGCTGATTGGTGAGTGGCAATACATTAAAGTTCATCCCAAAAATACCGCCGATAACGGTAGCCGGGGCCAATAAACAGGTTACAACGGCCATTACTTTCATAACCTCATTCATCTTCAGGTTCACATTGCTGAGGTACAGATCCTGCATACCGGTCAGCATGTCCCGGTAATTGTCTACCAGGTCAATGGCCTGTACAATATGATCATACACATCTTTATAATAGCGTTCGTTTTGTTCCGTCAGCAGGTCATTTTCACTTTTAATCAGGCCGCTGATCACCTCCCGCACCGGGTAAATGGTTCTTTTTAAAACAATCAGTTCTTTTCTTAGTGAATTGATATATGCCAGCGTCCGCTTGCTGGCGCTCCGGATGATCTCCTCCTCCAGGTCCTCAATCTCGTCGCCCAGTTTGTCCATTACAATAAAGTAATGATCTACGATGGTATCCAGTAAGGTGTAATATAAATAATCGGCCTCCTTGGTACGCGTTTTACTCGTCGGCAACTTTAATCGCTCCCGCAATGCGGTAAACACATCCCGGTTCAGGTCTTCCTGAAAGGTGATCACAAAATTTTTTCCCAATACAAGGCTGATCTGCTCCTGGTCTACCGACTTTTTTTGTTCGTTGTAATAAAGCATATTCATCAGGCAGAAAAGGATCTCATCCTCTTCGTCCATCTTGGCCCGCTGGTTCACACTCAGAATATCTTCCTGCAGCAGGGGATGAATACCATAACGCGCACCAACCGTTTCCACGTCGGATTTACGAAGCCCATCAACGTTGATCCAAGCAATCTTATTTCCTTCTTTTAATGTCAACGCCTCCTGTAAGGAAATATCCTTTCGCTCTTCGATGTTTTCTTTGTTATAGCAATATGCCGTAATGATTACCTGTTGCGCTTCCTCTCTTTTAGGCACAACGGTTGGGTTCACAGAAAGGATCTCCCGGGTGCGCTCGGTTCCGAAAAGCTCAAACAGGTTGGGCAAAAAAAGGTATCGCAGATATTTTTCGGGACGCATCTTCATACAGGAAAGATAATTATTTTACCGGTTCAGGAGTGCCATGGCCCTTTCCAGGTCTTCCGGTGTATCAATGGCCACGGTTTCATAACCGGTTTCCGCCATATGAATATCCACTCCATTATCCAAAAAACGCAGCTGCTCCAGTTTCTCCGTTTGTTCCAGTGGCGAAGGCGGCCAGGCGGTAAAGTCCAGCAGGGCCTTTTTGCGGAATGCATATACACCAATGTGCAGGTAATAGGGCACGGCTATATTTTCGTCCCGCTTATAAGGGATCACGCTCCGGCTGAAATACAA
The sequence above is a segment of the Niabella agricola genome. Coding sequences within it:
- a CDS encoding SusC/RagA family TonB-linked outer membrane protein, producing the protein MNQFLKRLIYAAFVLLPLAGAAQSTTITGTVQELQSETPLAGVTVEVSGTNRRVLTNEQGSFSIEAGPRSVLLFSYVGYANRQVNTDTIQGNLLVLLQSSNTALDEVVVTALGVSKAKKSLGYATQELKTKDISEAKETNIVNAMAGKIAGVRITNTQGDMGSSRIVIRGEVSIAGNNQPLFVVDGVPVDNSQLGAGGSRDFRNAIADLNPEDIETISVLKGPNAAALYGSRAGQGVILIKTKTGRSKKGLGVTINSNVNIAKLLILPEYQNVFGQGSEGKFSYVDGKGGGVNDGVDESWGPKLDGRLIPQFYSNGQPVPFVAHPNNVRDYFRTGITYSNGIALANAGDNYDYRVSYNNEKQLGVVPNSEAKKDNVSFNANYNVTPKLKVGVNANYVVNNAPNLPGAGGKRATSTMLQFTWFGRQVDIGQLGNYKDAKGNGINWNNSYYSNPYWIAYENTVSQRRNRLIGNVNINYTILDGLSANFRTGTDYYNDRRKLKIAYGTNGTPFGSYEEDAFTVNENNTEAMLRYNKNISSLFSLDAFAGWNVRTKIYEENIQQAPRLAVPNVYTLTNSRDPLVSSNYYSKSKIYSTFASGQLGYRNFAFVNLTLRNDWSSTLPVQNLSYFYPSVNASLVLTDALDIRSTTLNYLKIRGGWSKVGNSAEPYQLVNIFNFNAPFLSSPQLVTSGIDYAPGLKSESTIASEVGLEAALLNNRVRLDLSLYNSNSVDQILKVDVTAATGYTQKLMNAGKINNKGIEVQLGVIPVKHNNFQWNIDLNYAANRSRVLILDYEKRLQNYVLGSYRSVQVLASVGKPYGTLFGNAYLRDAQGNIVVNNSGIPLADPNKKVLGKFTPDWVGGITNSFSYKNFSLSFLVDASIGGSLFAGTNSTGSYTGVLALTLPGRDAEHGGLSYYYPGNDKKNGTRAGTSGPNGETVYDDGMIFNGVTTDGKKNTTIIPASQYYKASRSIEEEYVYDASYVKLREVKLGYNLPAQWVHKIGFQGASFSVVGRNLWIIHKNVPNIDPEVAFNTGNAQGLEDLTLPTVRNIGFNLNLKF
- a CDS encoding DUF3472 domain-containing protein, which codes for MKRSVKGLFAGFLLFSSVINAQSVTVPAGGNAWALQRTEEGVRIHNNGVTNWTKINDGFTTYIRVTQPGTLKVWLETGAVTGMPEVAVSVFKQTRKAILKAEGRSFYIGEWNINDSGYVLIVVKGVKKEGCCFPDVTALKLEGSALTDKASYTKNNEGSFFHWGRRGPSVHMGYQLPKDVDAEWFYNEVTVPEGNDLIGSYFMANGFGEGYFGMQVNSATERRILFSVWSPYNTDDPKQIPEDHKIKMLKKGEGVYSGEFGNEGAGGQSILRYNWKAATTYKFLLHVLPDGDSHTVYTAYFYDGAKNTWLLVASFRRPKLATYLKRPHSFLENFNPNQGDLERNVFFGNQWVRDTKGNWHELTKARFTADNTARVGYRKDYAGGVKGQQFYLRNCGFFNDYVPYDTMVERQPTGKAPQVNLNALP
- a CDS encoding bifunctional GNAT family N-acetyltransferase/carbon-nitrogen hydrolase family protein — its product is MTDPINIEIKTLEKDQYDALKETMIACYPSMPESYWQRAQINRLINLFPEGQVVIYINGVMAACALSIIVDEKKVNNRHNYKSITGNYSFNSHDSEGEILYGIDVFIKPQFRGMRLGRRLYDYRKELAERLNLKGIVFGGRIPGYHKYAREMTPSAYIQKVKQKELHDPVLDFQLANDFHPVRIIKNYLHGDVQSNEYGVLLKWDNIYYEDRSEQAFPLKRVVRLGLVQWQMRLYKNLEEMMTQVEYFVDTVSGYRCDFAVFPEFFNAPLMAEYNHLSAADAVKEVSKYTAVIRDRFAALAVSYNINIVTGSMPEVVDGRLYNVGYLCQRDGSVDKYEKIHVTPDEERVWGMVGGSQVKAFDTDCGKVGILVCYDSEFPELSRLLADEGMDILFVPFLTDTQNAYFRVRHCAQARAIENECYVAIAGNVGNLPQVQNMDIQYAQSMILTPCDFSFPSNGIEAEATPNTEMVVIGDVDIDLLRHLHKFGSVKNLADRRKDVYEVVRKV
- a CDS encoding peptidylprolyl isomerase: MSVIQNIQDKYGKVMAVIIGLALVIFVVMLAFENGGSLFTGDVRTIGKVNGDKIEFQEFSNLVEQQTQMMQARGMSGGEGAAQQANEMAWGQEVSRILLSQESKKLGLDVGKKELNDLLFGANPPQELAQGFTDPQTGKFDAAAAQRQINDIKSKGNAEQKAQINAFLDQLILQRQAEKYDALLTTSINFPKWMMEKRQTEDALMSKVSFVRVPYTTISDSAVKVTDSDIQDYINKHKNDFKQQESRGISYVAFNAQPNAADSAVARQRVLDLKPAFDSAHNIKDFLMSEGINNYYDGFISGSRIQVPMKDSIFRVGAGNTYGPYVDGNNYALAKIVATTSMPDTVKVRHILVGTVTQDPQTGQQVPLRDSATARKLADSLFTALQNGSNFDSLVVKFSTDQGSAANGGVYDNVPSGQMMPTFNDYIFTHPVGSRGIVKTDYGYHIVEVLATKGSATGYKIAYVTKPIEASQETDNAASSAATHFAAQATNQKAFNAAAEKLQQEKGIMKSVAADIPPTGAMIQGLGASRSFVKNIYKAGLGDVIQPERVGDYYVVGLVTEINKEGTMSPAKARMMVEPLLVNQKKAKIITDKIGKISTLEAAASSLKQQVETADSLRFNGQSPSAVGFEPKVIGAAFNKANLQKVIPEAIAGTQGVYVVRVDNLMSTPASVQNLDELRKMRYQQAKQQSQFQSIQALREAATIKDFRSKFY
- a CDS encoding DUF2480 family protein: MEPIIRNKVAESGIITLNLESYYPSEPVKLFDIKDYLFMGMILKEKDFRTALKELDWSAYENQLVGIVCSADAIIPLWAYMLIVSYLQPIAKFICLGDEASVKNKWLLKNIDAIDTTSFSDARVVIKGCGDIPVSEEAYAAISLKLLPVVKSLMYGEPCSTVPVFKRK
- a CDS encoding DinB family protein codes for the protein MKQNNTAVHVPASAGMFAGVSRLTIFLMIFMAPFYPATAAAQSITNEDIKTQFIKDWERAKAYTLEYLNTMPADQYSLKPVDSIRSFARQMLHLATDNVLLTAKALDQPLLFGKRDLEQSSTAQIKDSVMYYVTASYDFVIGGLKKLDAGKLGEQVSLFNMDISRAGWIAKTFEHQTHHRGQSTIYIRLAGIKPPQEKLF
- the corA gene encoding magnesium/cobalt transporter CorA; amino-acid sequence: MKMRPEKYLRYLFLPNLFELFGTERTREILSVNPTVVPKREEAQQVIITAYCYNKENIEERKDISLQEALTLKEGNKIAWINVDGLRKSDVETVGARYGIHPLLQEDILSVNQRAKMDEEDEILFCLMNMLYYNEQKKSVDQEQISLVLGKNFVITFQEDLNRDVFTALRERLKLPTSKTRTKEADYLYYTLLDTIVDHYFIVMDKLGDEIEDLEEEIIRSASKRTLAYINSLRKELIVLKRTIYPVREVISGLIKSENDLLTEQNERYYKDVYDHIVQAIDLVDNYRDMLTGMQDLYLSNVNLKMNEVMKVMAVVTCLLAPATVIGGIFGMNFNVLPLTNQHFGFWIAVAAMILIPIWMLLIFKKKGWF